A genomic region of Eucalyptus grandis isolate ANBG69807.140 chromosome 5, ASM1654582v1, whole genome shotgun sequence contains the following coding sequences:
- the LOC104445320 gene encoding disease resistance protein RUN1-like, translated as MEFVDNKSHATLFVGIYGMGGIGKTTLAKTIYNKLSNRFEHRSFIVDIRESWKRNGIHYLQNRLIYDILKRENEVHNEDEGTKFMASKFKGKKVLILLDDVDNVIQLRHLIGNRDLFSLGSRIIITTRNKRILEEVGVDYDYEHKEMDNNQSLVLFSKHAFRMESPPKEYEDLTQEVVSIAGGLPLSLEVFGSLLCGKGLIQWRDTIKKLKKVPRMDVQEKLKISYEVLDNEQKQIFLDIACFFIGIDKRIASYMWDACGFFPEEGIEALKLMSLIQIGDDHELLMHNQLRDLGREIVREENQREPQNRSRLWDSEEVQKVLKENKGTEKIEAVILSESNVEGSGKTPEQDGNIYVEKQFKNLKSLRFLQVEGARLSGDFKDSIEGLIWLRWQKCPMNFEVNNFHAKELRVLELSQSMINEKWKGWSSFMMARSSNFSTLRIVIPWKIRISSQLSKI; from the exons ATGGAATTTGTGGATAATAAATCTCATGCCACCCTATTTGTTGGTATCTATGGAATGGGAGGCATTGGTAAGACTACTCTTGCCAAAACCATCTACAACAAGCTCTCCAATCGATTTGAGCATCGTAGCTTCATTGTTGATATAAGGGAATCATGGAAGCGTAATGGCATACATTATTTACAGAATCGGTTAATCTATGATATATTGAAGCGAGAAAATGAAGTTCATAATGAGGATGAAGGGACTAAGTTCATGGCCTCCAAGTTTAAAGGTAAAAAGGTCCTCATTCTacttgatgatgtggataatGTCATTCAGTTGAGGCATTTGATTGGTAATCgtgatttgttttctttgggAAGTAGAATCATTATTACCACTAGAAACAAGAGGATTCTTGAAGAAGTTGGGGTGGACTATGACTATGAACACAAGGAAATGGATAATAATCAATCATTAGTTCTGTTCAGCAAACATGCGTTTCGAATGGAATCTCCTCCAAAGGAATATGAGGATCTAACTCAAGAAGTTGTCTCCATCGCTGGAGGGCTTCCCTTGTCCCTTGAGGTTTTTGGTTCATTATTGTGTGGAAAAGGGTTAATACAATGGAGAGATACAataaagaagttaaaaaaagtcCCTCGTATGGATGTccaagaaaagttaaaaataagtTATGAAGTATTAGATAATgagcaaaaacaaatatttttggatatcgCTTGCTTTTTCATTGGTATTGACAAGAGAATCGCATCTTATATGTGGGATGCCTGTGGCTTTTTCCCTGAGGAGGGAATTGAAGCATTGAAACTCATGTCATTAATACAAATTGGAGATGATCATGAGCTCCTAATGCATAACCAACTAAGAGATCTTGGTAGAGAAATAGTTCGAGAGGAAAACCAACGGGAGCCTCAAAACCGTAGTAGGTTATGGGACTCCGAGGAAGTCCAGAAAGTGCTAAAGGAAAATAAG GGAACAGAAAAGATTGAGGCGGTCATCCTAAGTGAAAGCAACGTAGAAGGCTCTGGCAAAACACCTGAGCAAGATGGCAACATTTACGTAGAAAAACAATTCAAGAATTTGAAGAGTCTAAGATTCCTTCAAGTGGAGGGGGCACGTCTCAGTGGAGATTTTAAGGACTCAATTGAGGGGTTAATATGGCTTAGATGGCAAAAATGTCCCATGAATTTTGAAGTAAACAATTTTCATGCAAAGGAATTACGTGTACTCGAATTGTCACAGAGCATGATAAATGAGAAATGGAAAGGATGGAGTTCCTTCATG ATGGCAAGAAGCTCAAATTTCTCGACCTTACGCATTGTCATTCCTTGGAAAATACGCATTTCCTCTCAgctttcaaaaatttag